In Microbacterium foliorum, the following proteins share a genomic window:
- a CDS encoding diacylglycerol/lipid kinase family protein, whose amino-acid sequence MTKSAPARRQAALVYNPIKVDEKHLRDRVRVLSREAGWEHPAFYPTTIEDPGQGATAQALARAVDVVLVAGGDGTVRAVSEAIANTGVPLAILPSGTGNLLARNLGLPLADPDEMIRAALGEFRHAIDIGWARLTRENGEHEEHAYVVLAGVGLDADMIANTRPDLKRSVGWIAYVDGAARSLVGAEPFRSVFQIDDGRLHSTKVHSILFANCGTLPAGISLIPDASITDGILDVAVIQPTGMWGWLGVWRKIWWDNSVLRRSRAGRRVLERRGRDASVHYFRGAAAEAAVTSPTSIELDGDEFGTAVRVTCRVDPGALLLALPADHPVASL is encoded by the coding sequence ATGACGAAGAGCGCCCCCGCCAGGCGACAGGCGGCGCTCGTGTACAACCCGATCAAAGTCGACGAGAAGCATCTGCGGGACAGGGTCCGAGTCCTCTCGCGCGAGGCCGGGTGGGAGCACCCGGCCTTCTATCCGACCACGATCGAGGACCCCGGTCAGGGAGCGACGGCCCAGGCCCTCGCCCGAGCTGTGGATGTCGTGCTCGTGGCCGGCGGAGACGGCACGGTGCGCGCGGTCTCCGAAGCCATCGCGAACACGGGGGTGCCACTCGCGATCCTGCCGAGCGGCACCGGAAACCTGCTGGCGCGCAACCTGGGTCTTCCGCTCGCCGACCCCGACGAGATGATCCGCGCGGCGCTCGGCGAGTTCCGCCACGCGATCGACATCGGCTGGGCACGCCTGACGCGAGAGAACGGCGAGCACGAGGAACACGCGTACGTCGTTCTCGCGGGCGTCGGGTTGGATGCCGACATGATCGCCAACACCCGCCCCGACCTCAAGAGATCGGTCGGGTGGATCGCCTACGTCGACGGAGCCGCGAGGTCGCTCGTGGGCGCCGAGCCGTTCCGCTCCGTGTTCCAGATCGACGACGGACGCCTGCACTCGACCAAGGTGCACAGCATCCTGTTCGCGAACTGCGGCACTCTGCCGGCGGGCATCTCCCTGATCCCCGACGCCTCGATCACGGACGGCATCCTCGATGTCGCGGTGATCCAGCCGACCGGCATGTGGGGCTGGCTCGGAGTCTGGCGCAAGATCTGGTGGGACAACTCGGTGCTGCGACGCTCGCGCGCGGGCCGGCGGGTGCTCGAACGTCGGGGCAGGGATGCGTCGGTGCACTACTTCCGCGGAGCCGCCGCCGAGGCCGCCGTGACGTCGCCCACCTCGATCGAGCTCGACGGCGATGAGTTCGGGACGGCCGTGCGCGTCACCTGCCGCGTGGACCCAGGAGCGCTCCTGCTGGCTCTTCCCGCCGACCACCCGGTCGCGTCGCTCTGA
- a CDS encoding DUF2207 domain-containing protein — MAATRLARALVTTGLAAAALLASAAPAAAAAPPASSATDATVVRADVDDFSYASWDARYEVGLDDDGRARMHITETLTARFPDFDQNKGIVRGLPTSYENAWLDARVLSVTDETGADVPYETDTEDGLLLILTGDDDYVRGLTTYVIEYEMRDVILAADSGVDEFYWDLLPLDSTQPIEDFHAEVAFDETMTDRMTGDARCYAGYEGSTDECDLTASSDGSQLDVEANELSPGEGITIAVGFEPGTAAQPSARQPDPVTDTVPAIAALVGLGLSIASWFAVSTFKKNRRTASGIIVAQYDVPDSLPPLLAAAIVPGAKDPIPAEIVHLAVRGTLRIEEGTDAEQPRLRRLPGGRIPDHLDVEALDALFAGADSDGVAELPSSSEDFAARMKSLSQRGIEAAVSRGLTTKARSRGAMILQWCAIAVVLAGFALGLWGIIAGRVTAIPAFVAIAFGALLVLLSSFYGFSKHTVLSAEGARQYEYLMGVREFIRVAEADRLQILQSYSGAERRQDGSANVIVVYERLLPYAMLFGMENEWGAVLEHVYSFEQRGATWIGDPSTPFVHGQLMAFAASSHASATYSAPSASSSSSAGGSFGGGFSGGGGGGGFSGGR; from the coding sequence ATGGCAGCCACCAGACTCGCCCGCGCTCTCGTCACGACCGGCCTCGCTGCCGCTGCGCTGCTCGCGTCAGCGGCTCCCGCCGCCGCAGCAGCGCCGCCCGCATCCTCAGCGACCGATGCGACGGTGGTCCGCGCGGACGTCGACGACTTCAGTTACGCGTCGTGGGATGCACGGTACGAGGTGGGGCTCGACGACGACGGGCGCGCCCGCATGCACATCACAGAGACGCTGACGGCGCGATTCCCCGACTTCGACCAGAACAAGGGGATCGTCCGCGGGCTGCCGACGAGCTACGAGAATGCCTGGCTCGATGCACGGGTGCTCTCCGTGACCGACGAGACCGGGGCCGATGTGCCCTACGAGACCGACACCGAGGATGGACTGCTGCTGATCCTCACCGGCGACGACGACTACGTGCGCGGACTCACGACCTACGTCATCGAGTACGAGATGCGCGACGTGATCCTCGCGGCCGACTCGGGCGTCGACGAGTTCTACTGGGATCTGCTCCCCCTCGACAGCACCCAGCCGATCGAGGATTTCCACGCCGAGGTCGCGTTCGATGAGACGATGACCGATCGGATGACCGGCGACGCGCGCTGCTATGCCGGCTACGAGGGCTCGACCGACGAATGCGACCTGACCGCATCCTCCGACGGCTCGCAGCTCGACGTCGAGGCGAACGAGCTGTCACCCGGCGAGGGCATCACGATCGCCGTCGGGTTCGAGCCGGGCACCGCAGCGCAGCCCTCGGCTCGGCAGCCCGACCCCGTGACCGACACCGTGCCCGCGATCGCGGCGCTCGTAGGGCTCGGACTCTCGATCGCCAGCTGGTTCGCCGTCTCGACCTTCAAGAAGAACCGGCGCACGGCCAGCGGCATCATCGTCGCCCAGTACGACGTGCCGGACTCCCTGCCGCCGCTGCTGGCCGCCGCGATCGTGCCCGGAGCCAAAGACCCGATCCCCGCGGAAATCGTCCACCTGGCTGTGCGCGGCACGCTCCGCATCGAAGAGGGAACAGACGCCGAACAGCCGCGGCTGCGACGCCTTCCGGGTGGCCGGATTCCCGACCACCTCGATGTCGAGGCGCTGGACGCTCTGTTCGCGGGCGCCGACTCCGACGGTGTCGCCGAGCTGCCCAGCTCGAGCGAGGACTTCGCCGCCCGCATGAAGAGCCTGTCGCAGCGCGGCATCGAGGCCGCTGTCTCGCGCGGGCTCACCACGAAGGCGCGCAGCAGGGGCGCGATGATCCTGCAGTGGTGCGCGATCGCCGTCGTGCTGGCCGGCTTCGCCCTGGGCCTATGGGGGATCATCGCAGGGAGGGTCACGGCGATCCCCGCGTTCGTGGCGATCGCCTTCGGCGCGCTCCTCGTGCTGCTGTCATCCTTCTACGGCTTCTCGAAGCACACGGTCCTCTCGGCCGAGGGCGCTCGGCAGTACGAGTACCTCATGGGTGTGCGGGAGTTCATCCGCGTCGCCGAAGCCGATCGGCTGCAGATACTGCAGTCGTACTCCGGTGCCGAGCGACGGCAGGACGGCAGCGCGAACGTGATCGTCGTCTACGAGCGCCTGCTCCCCTACGCGATGCTGTTCGGCATGGAGAACGAGTGGGGCGCCGTGCTCGAGCACGTGTACTCCTTCGAGCAGCGTGGGGCGACGTGGATCGGTGACCCCAGCACGCCGTTCGTCCACGGTCAGCTCATGGCGTTCGCCGCCTCTTCGCACGCTTCCGCGACGTACTCGGCGCCGAGCGCCAGCAGCTCGTCGAGCGCCGGCGGATCGTTCGGCGGCGGATTCTCGGGTGGTGGCGGAGGCGGCGGCTTCTCGGGCGGCCGCTGA
- the lysS gene encoding lysine--tRNA ligase: protein MTDASAAPDTTTAATEEDVHEQKAVRLAKRERLVANRTDAGGGAFPVSVPVTHQIPALRAEYGELEAGAETGVVVGVAGRVVFSRNTGKLCFATLQAGDGSRIQAMISLANVGEESLADWKEYVDLGDHVFVHGEVISSRRGELSIMADAWAIASKAILPLPNAYSELSEEGRVRSRYLDLIVREQARTTVRARAAVNASLRATFGSHDYLEVETPMLQVQHGGASARPFVTHSNAFDTELYLRIAPELYLKRAVVGGIERVYEINRNFRNEGADSTHSPEFAMLEAYQAYGDYNQMAALTQELVQQAAIAVAGSTTVTWADGTEYDLGGEWDRISMYESLSAASGRTITPSDSVEDLIAFAEANDVDLPAQATHGKLVEELWEHFVKGDLVRPTFVMDFPVDTSPLVREHRSIEGVVEKWDLYIRGFELATGYSELVDPVIQRERFVEQAKLAARGDVEAMPVDEEFLRALEHGMPPSGGMGMGIDRLLMAITGLGIRETILFPLVK, encoded by the coding sequence ATGACTGACGCGTCTGCCGCGCCCGACACGACCACCGCCGCGACCGAAGAAGACGTGCACGAGCAGAAGGCCGTGCGCCTGGCCAAGCGCGAGCGTCTGGTCGCGAACCGAACGGATGCCGGCGGGGGAGCCTTCCCGGTGAGCGTGCCCGTGACGCACCAGATCCCCGCGCTGCGCGCCGAGTACGGCGAGCTGGAGGCCGGTGCCGAGACGGGTGTCGTCGTCGGAGTCGCGGGTCGCGTGGTCTTCAGCCGCAACACCGGCAAGCTGTGCTTCGCGACGCTGCAGGCCGGCGACGGCTCGCGCATCCAGGCGATGATCTCGCTCGCCAACGTCGGCGAGGAGTCGCTCGCCGACTGGAAGGAATATGTCGACCTCGGCGATCACGTGTTCGTGCACGGTGAGGTGATCTCGAGTCGCCGAGGCGAGCTGTCGATCATGGCCGACGCGTGGGCGATCGCCTCGAAGGCCATCCTGCCGCTGCCCAACGCCTACTCCGAGCTCAGCGAGGAGGGGCGTGTGCGCAGCCGCTATCTCGATCTGATCGTCCGTGAGCAGGCGCGCACCACCGTGCGCGCCCGTGCCGCGGTCAACGCGAGCCTCCGAGCGACGTTCGGCAGCCACGACTATCTCGAGGTCGAGACGCCCATGCTGCAGGTGCAGCACGGTGGAGCATCCGCTCGTCCGTTCGTCACGCACTCCAACGCCTTCGACACCGAGCTCTACTTGCGCATCGCGCCCGAGCTGTACCTCAAGCGGGCCGTCGTCGGTGGCATCGAGCGTGTCTACGAGATCAACCGCAACTTCCGCAATGAGGGTGCCGACTCGACGCACAGCCCGGAGTTCGCGATGCTCGAGGCCTACCAGGCCTACGGCGACTACAACCAGATGGCCGCTCTGACGCAGGAGCTCGTGCAGCAGGCGGCGATCGCCGTCGCGGGTTCGACCACGGTGACCTGGGCCGACGGCACCGAGTACGACCTCGGCGGCGAATGGGACCGCATCTCGATGTACGAGTCGCTGTCGGCGGCCTCGGGCCGCACGATCACCCCGAGCGACTCGGTCGAGGACCTGATCGCCTTCGCCGAGGCGAACGACGTCGACCTGCCCGCTCAGGCGACGCACGGCAAGCTCGTCGAAGAGCTCTGGGAGCACTTCGTGAAGGGCGACCTCGTGCGCCCCACCTTCGTGATGGACTTCCCCGTCGACACCTCGCCCCTCGTGCGCGAGCACCGCTCGATCGAGGGTGTGGTGGAGAAGTGGGATCTGTACATCCGCGGCTTCGAGCTGGCGACCGGATACTCCGAGCTCGTCGACCCCGTCATCCAGCGCGAGCGGTTCGTCGAACAGGCGAAGCTCGCCGCTCGAGGCGACGTCGAGGCTATGCCCGTAGATGAGGAGTTCCTGCGGGCACTCGAGCACGGCATGCCGCCGTCCGGCGGAATGGGCATGGGGATCGATCGCCTGCTGATGGCGATCACGGGGCTCGGCATCCGCGAGACCATCCTGTTCCCGCTCGTCAAGTAG
- the cls gene encoding cardiolipin synthase → MTPEIWAWWTAAFLIALDLTIRITAIIVIPRNRRPTAAMAWLLAVFFIPFIGVFLFLLIGNPRLPRARRRKQDQINEYIAETSEHLHFGTLRPDAPSWFPPLVEMNHRLGALPISGDNGAHLIADYQDSLDAMADEIRKAEDYVHIEFYILQADASTDNFFRAMEEVAERGVHVRVLLDHWANRWKPKYRQTVKRLNDMGANWHLMLPVQPLKGRMQRPDLRNHRKLVVVDGKVAFLGSQNVTDSTYNLPKNIKRGLHWVDLMVRIDGPVVLSVNAIFLSDWYSETDEVLQEIDISHAETGSGDLDCQVVPSGPGFEVENNLRLFLGLLYAAKEKIMIVSPYFVPDEALLLAVTAAVDRGVAVELFVSEEGDQAMVYHAQRSYYEALLKAGVRIWMYRRPYILHTKSLTIDDQVAVIGSSNMDMRSFGLNLEVSMLVRGEEFVAEMREVEDVYRSLSRELTLEEWMQQPLRSTVLDNLARLTSALQ, encoded by the coding sequence ATGACGCCCGAGATCTGGGCTTGGTGGACCGCGGCGTTCCTGATCGCCCTCGACCTGACGATCCGCATCACGGCGATCATCGTGATCCCGCGCAACCGGCGACCCACTGCGGCGATGGCGTGGCTGCTCGCAGTATTCTTCATCCCGTTCATCGGGGTCTTCCTCTTCCTGCTCATCGGAAACCCGCGTCTGCCCCGCGCCCGGCGGCGCAAGCAGGATCAGATCAACGAGTACATCGCCGAGACGAGCGAGCATCTGCACTTCGGCACCCTGCGCCCGGATGCCCCGAGTTGGTTCCCCCCGCTCGTCGAGATGAACCACAGGCTCGGAGCCCTCCCGATCTCGGGCGACAACGGTGCGCATCTGATCGCGGACTATCAGGATTCGCTCGACGCGATGGCCGACGAGATCCGCAAGGCCGAGGACTACGTCCACATCGAGTTCTACATCCTCCAGGCCGATGCCTCGACGGACAACTTCTTCCGGGCGATGGAAGAGGTCGCAGAGCGCGGCGTGCACGTCCGCGTGCTGCTCGACCACTGGGCGAACAGATGGAAGCCGAAGTATCGGCAGACCGTCAAGCGGCTCAACGATATGGGTGCGAACTGGCATCTGATGCTTCCGGTGCAGCCGCTGAAGGGACGCATGCAGCGGCCCGACCTGCGCAACCACCGCAAGCTCGTCGTCGTCGACGGCAAAGTGGCGTTCCTCGGCTCTCAGAACGTCACCGACTCGACCTACAACCTTCCCAAGAACATCAAGCGCGGGCTGCACTGGGTCGATCTCATGGTCCGCATCGACGGACCCGTCGTGCTGAGCGTGAACGCCATCTTCCTCAGCGACTGGTACAGCGAGACTGACGAGGTGCTGCAGGAGATCGACATCTCGCACGCCGAGACGGGGTCGGGAGACCTCGACTGCCAGGTCGTGCCGTCGGGGCCGGGGTTCGAGGTCGAGAACAACCTGCGTCTCTTCCTCGGGCTGCTCTATGCGGCCAAAGAGAAGATCATGATCGTCAGCCCGTACTTCGTTCCGGATGAAGCGCTGCTGCTCGCCGTCACCGCCGCGGTCGACCGCGGTGTCGCGGTCGAGCTGTTCGTCTCCGAAGAGGGCGACCAGGCGATGGTCTATCACGCGCAGCGCAGCTATTACGAGGCGCTGCTCAAGGCCGGGGTGCGGATCTGGATGTACCGTCGGCCGTACATCCTGCACACCAAGAGCCTCACGATCGACGACCAGGTCGCCGTGATCGGCTCGAGCAACATGGACATGCGCTCGTTCGGTCTGAACCTCGAGGTGTCGATGCTGGTGCGAGGCGAGGAGTTCGTCGCCGAGATGCGCGAGGTCGAAGACGTGTACCGCTCGCTCAGCAGGGAGCTGACGCTCGAGGAGTGGATGCAGCAGCCTCTGCGTTCGACCGTCCTCGACAACCTCGCGCGCCTCACCTCCGCGCTGCAATAG
- a CDS encoding DUF4192 family protein, with product MTTLLRASGSAEFLSIVPSLAGFTPTESLVLLPFRGTRTYGAMRLDLPRDDVELEDYADAAVGLVARVERTDAVALVVYTDDAVQQTRDGLVLPFAVEVDELLGRAEDAGLRIVDALCVTSGGWSSYLDGDPQLRALDRAAPEVPGVGDVSGDQMSGAVLPAAGFADRERVGRALRDVTDLLARGGKPGPTGTENPQAIAALVLLEDIPAFFEAVLASPDDLPPFATAALLWCLERPLFRDVALTQWASDVRGGERTLEAQLSFADTGSTVPDDLGDVFLGRGPTPDPERLAVALSLVRTAASLAPRATRPAPLTAAAWLSWALGRSSHAAQYLDLVRAIDPEYGLAALLETMINAAMLPEWAFRRGATPAT from the coding sequence ATGACAACACTGCTCCGTGCTTCCGGCTCCGCTGAGTTCCTCAGCATCGTCCCCTCCCTCGCAGGCTTCACCCCGACCGAGAGCCTCGTCCTGCTGCCGTTCCGAGGCACACGCACGTACGGTGCGATGAGACTCGACCTCCCCCGTGACGACGTCGAACTCGAGGACTATGCGGATGCCGCGGTCGGCCTGGTCGCGAGGGTCGAGCGGACGGATGCCGTCGCCCTCGTCGTCTACACGGATGACGCGGTGCAGCAGACGCGAGACGGGCTCGTCCTGCCTTTCGCGGTCGAGGTCGACGAACTCCTCGGGCGGGCGGAGGACGCCGGCCTGCGCATCGTCGACGCGCTCTGCGTGACCTCGGGCGGCTGGTCGAGCTACCTCGACGGCGACCCGCAGCTCCGCGCTCTCGATCGCGCGGCCCCCGAGGTTCCCGGCGTCGGCGATGTGTCGGGCGATCAGATGTCCGGTGCCGTCCTGCCGGCGGCCGGCTTCGCAGACAGAGAGAGGGTGGGGCGAGCGCTGCGTGACGTCACCGACCTCCTCGCACGGGGCGGAAAGCCCGGGCCGACGGGCACCGAGAACCCCCAGGCGATCGCTGCGCTCGTCCTCCTCGAAGACATCCCGGCCTTCTTCGAAGCCGTACTCGCATCGCCCGACGACCTGCCGCCCTTCGCCACCGCCGCGCTCCTCTGGTGCCTCGAGCGACCGCTCTTCAGGGATGTGGCGCTGACGCAGTGGGCCTCGGATGTCCGTGGCGGCGAACGCACGCTCGAGGCGCAGCTCAGCTTCGCCGATACAGGGTCGACCGTGCCCGACGACCTCGGTGATGTCTTCCTCGGGCGAGGACCCACGCCCGATCCGGAGCGGCTGGCGGTCGCCCTCTCACTCGTCCGCACCGCCGCATCGCTCGCGCCTCGGGCCACGAGACCCGCGCCGCTCACTGCTGCGGCGTGGCTCTCGTGGGCGCTCGGCCGCTCGAGTCACGCCGCACAGTACCTCGATCTCGTGCGCGCGATCGATCCCGAGTACGGCCTCGCAGCCCTGCTCGAGACGATGATCAACGCGGCGATGCTGCCGGAGTGGGCGTTCAGACGCGGCGCGACACCCGCTACTTGA